The following proteins come from a genomic window of Chionomys nivalis chromosome 9, mChiNiv1.1, whole genome shotgun sequence:
- the Rem1 gene encoding GTP-binding protein REM 1 has translation MTLNTQQEAKTTLRRRASTPLPLSSRGHQPGRLCTAPPTQPQHSRLGQSASLNPPIRKPSPAQDGWSSESSDSEGSWEALYRVVLLGDPGVGKTSLASLFAGKQERDLHEQLGDVYERTLSVDGEDTTLLVMDTWEAEKLDESWSQESCLQAGSAYIIVYSVADRSSFESASELRIQLRRTHQADHVPIILVGNKADLARCREVSVEEGRACAVVFDCKFIETSATLQHNVMELFEGVVRQLRLRRQDSTAPEPPSPRRRASLGQRARRFLARLTARSAQRRALKARSKSCHNLAVL, from the exons ATGACACTTAACACCCAACAGGAAGCGAAGACCACCCTGCGCCGCCGAGCCAGCACTCCGCTACCCCTGTCATCCCGGGGCCACCAGCCTGGCCGCCTGTGCACGGCACCCCCTACTCAACCCCAGCATTCCCGACTGGGTCAGTCGGCCTCCCTCAACCCTCCCATTCGAAAACCTTCCCCCGCCCAGGATGGATGGTCCTCTGAATCCAGCGACTCTGAAGGCTCTTGGGAAGCCCTCTACCGGGTAGTGCTGCTTGGAGACCCTGGGGTCGGGAAGACCAGTCTGGCCAGTCTCTTCGCAGGGAAGCAAGAGCGGGACCTCCATGAACAGCTGGGAG ATGTGTACGAGAGAACCCTCTCGGTGGACGGAGAGGACACCACACTGCTGGTCATggacacctgggaggctgagaaacTG GATGAAAGCTGGAGCCAGGAGTCGTGCCTGCAGGCGGGCAGCGCCTACATCATCGTGTACTCCGTCGCGGATCGCAGCAGTTTCGAGAGCGCCTCGGAGCTCCGGATCCAGCTGAGGCGCACGCATCAGGCCGACCACGTGCCCATCATCCTGGTGGGCAACAAGGCCGACCTGGCCCGCTGCAGGGAGGTCTCCGTAGAAG AGGGCCGCGCCTGTGCAGTGGTGTTTGATTGCAAGTTCATCGAGACTTCAGCCACTCTACAACACAACGTGATGGAGCTCTTTGAGGGCGTAGTGCGACAACTGCGCCTGCGCCGCCAGGACAGCACGGCCCCTGAGCCACCTTCACCGCGACGACGGGCTAGCCTGGGCCAGCGCGCCCGACGCTTCCTGGCACGCCTGACAGCACGCAGCGCACAACGCCGGGCACTCAAGGCCCGCTCCAAGTCCTGCCACAATCTAGCTGTGCTCTGA